The following proteins are co-located in the Myroides profundi genome:
- the ricT gene encoding PSP1 domain-containing protein, translating into MACTNCSTEKDSSGLPRGCQNKGTCGTDGCNKLAVFDWLSNMVYPNGTEIYDIVEVRFKNGRKDFYRYPKEIAISMGDIVATESSPGHDIGIVSLVGELVKVQMKKKKADPNGEVLKIYRKATQKDIDIWQEARNREETVKVRAREIAIALKLEMKISDVEFQGDASKATFYYTASERVDFRQLIKDFAREFSIRIEMKQVGFRQEAARLGGVGSCGRELCCSTWLTDFRSVNTSAARYQQLSLNPQKLAGQCGKLKCCLNFELDTYLEALKDMPDSDTKLMTVKGLAICQKIDIFKGQMWFAYINNSANWYVLSTEMVKEILALNRKDQKGQELESYMLEVECEEIDFNNASEQDSVTRFDQPKRKKKPSRNNKKKDGQAREGQEAQAPNTSREKTPNGEARNNKQPKQGEREPRDKQQPRNRNKNRAEGNKEREGANLEKQNTGEQKNTRKEVKGPREQKGPREPREPRNENKGPREGKPHFKEKKKPVEGTNEGGTDGEGVAKAKQHHKGNRPNRNKRFKKDNNSDNSNAEN; encoded by the coding sequence ATGGCTTGTACAAATTGTTCAACAGAAAAAGATAGTAGTGGACTCCCGAGGGGATGTCAGAATAAGGGGACGTGCGGAACAGACGGCTGTAATAAATTAGCAGTTTTTGATTGGTTGTCAAATATGGTTTATCCTAATGGCACCGAGATATATGATATAGTAGAGGTTCGTTTTAAGAACGGTAGAAAGGATTTTTATCGCTACCCAAAAGAGATTGCAATCTCTATGGGAGATATTGTAGCTACAGAATCTTCACCAGGACATGATATTGGTATTGTGTCATTAGTAGGAGAGTTAGTGAAGGTGCAGATGAAAAAGAAAAAAGCTGATCCAAATGGAGAGGTTTTAAAAATCTATCGCAAAGCAACTCAAAAAGATATTGATATATGGCAAGAGGCACGTAATAGAGAAGAGACCGTTAAAGTTAGAGCTCGTGAGATTGCTATAGCTTTAAAATTAGAGATGAAAATCTCTGATGTAGAGTTTCAAGGTGATGCTTCTAAGGCTACTTTTTATTACACAGCTAGTGAGCGTGTGGATTTCCGACAATTAATTAAGGATTTTGCACGTGAGTTTAGTATCCGTATTGAGATGAAGCAGGTTGGGTTTAGACAAGAAGCTGCTCGATTAGGAGGAGTTGGTTCTTGTGGACGTGAATTATGTTGTTCTACTTGGTTAACAGATTTTAGAAGTGTTAATACATCTGCAGCACGTTATCAACAGTTATCACTTAATCCGCAGAAGTTAGCAGGACAGTGTGGTAAGCTAAAGTGTTGTTTGAACTTTGAGTTAGATACCTATTTAGAAGCATTGAAAGATATGCCTGATTCTGATACAAAGCTAATGACAGTAAAAGGATTAGCGATATGTCAGAAGATAGATATATTCAAAGGACAAATGTGGTTTGCTTATATTAATAATTCTGCGAATTGGTATGTATTATCTACTGAGATGGTGAAAGAGATTCTTGCTTTGAATAGAAAAGATCAGAAAGGGCAGGAGCTAGAGAGCTATATGCTAGAAGTAGAATGTGAGGAGATAGACTTTAACAATGCGTCTGAACAAGATAGCGTTACTCGTTTTGACCAGCCAAAACGCAAGAAAAAACCTTCTAGAAATAACAAGAAGAAGGATGGACAGGCTAGAGAGGGGCAAGAAGCTCAAGCTCCGAATACATCTCGTGAGAAAACACCTAATGGGGAAGCACGTAATAATAAGCAACCTAAACAAGGTGAAAGAGAGCCTAGAGATAAGCAACAACCTCGTAATAGAAACAAGAATAGAGCAGAGGGGAATAAGGAGAGAGAAGGTGCAAATCTAGAGAAACAGAATACGGGAGAACAAAAAAATACTCGTAAAGAGGTAAAGGGGCCTAGAGAACAGAAAGGACCTAGAGAACCTAGAGAACCTAGAAATGAAAATAAGGGACCAAGAGAAGGTAAACCTCATTTTAAGGAAAAGAAGAAACCTGTAGAAGGAACTAATGAAGGAGGAACTGATGGTGAAGGGGTTGCTAAGGCAAAACAACACCATAAAGGAAACCGCCCAAATAGAAATAAACGATTTAAAAAAGATAATAATAGTGACAATTCTAATGCAGAGAATTAG
- a CDS encoding CoA transferase subunit A, with translation MINKKVANVQEALADIQNDMTIMLGGFGLCGIPENSIAELVKKNVSGLTCISNNAGVDNFGLGLLLQKRQIKKMISSYVGENAEFERQMLSGELEVELTPQGTLAEKCRAAQMGIPGFYTPAGYGTEVAEGKEVREFKGKPHILELAFEADFAIVKAWKGDEAGNLIFKGTARNFNACMAGAAKITVAEVEELVPAGQLDPNEIHVPGIFVKRIFQGEQYEKRIEQRTVRSKN, from the coding sequence ATGATCAATAAAAAGGTAGCTAATGTTCAAGAAGCTTTAGCAGATATACAGAATGACATGACTATCATGTTAGGAGGATTTGGCCTTTGTGGTATTCCTGAGAATAGCATAGCCGAATTGGTAAAGAAGAACGTAAGTGGTCTAACGTGTATTTCGAATAATGCAGGTGTAGATAATTTCGGCTTAGGATTGTTATTACAGAAGCGTCAGATAAAGAAGATGATCTCTTCTTATGTAGGAGAGAATGCAGAGTTTGAACGTCAGATGCTATCTGGAGAGTTAGAAGTAGAGCTTACTCCACAGGGTACTTTAGCAGAGAAGTGTAGAGCTGCTCAGATGGGTATTCCTGGTTTTTATACTCCAGCAGGTTATGGTACTGAGGTAGCAGAGGGTAAAGAGGTAAGAGAGTTTAAAGGTAAACCACATATATTAGAATTAGCTTTTGAAGCTGATTTTGCTATCGTAAAAGCATGGAAGGGCGATGAGGCAGGTAATTTAATTTTTAAAGGAACAGCACGTAACTTTAATGCCTGTATGGCAGGAGCAGCTAAGATAACTGTAGCAGAAGTGGAAGAATTAGTTCCAGCAGGTCAATTAGATCCGAATGAAATACATGTACCTGGGATATTCGTTAAGCGTATTTTCCAAGGAGAACAGTATGAGAAGAGAATTGAGCAACGCACAGTTCGCTCAAAGAATTAA
- a CDS encoding transglycosylase domain-containing protein, producing the protein MSSSKNKKGDKKQPKSLRGYLKTFWILFLGMVAAVIFFFLCASWGVFGQMPTFDELENPASNVATEIISSDGKTIGKFYLENRVPVKYEDLPEYLVNALISTEDERFKEHSGIDARGTLRAITSVGSSGGASTITQQLAKLLFHGEGSRSLPKRITQKAKEWVIAVKLERQYTKEEILTMYLNKADFVNNAVGIRSATRIYMGKEPKDLTLDEAAMFVGMLQNPAYFNPVRRPELVLKRRNVVLHQMARNGFISKEESVRLQELPLALNFTPESHREGIATYFREYLRDYMRRWVKENPKKDGTTYDIYRDGLKIYVSIDSRMQKYGEEAVEAHIANLQEEFFIDQKNNKMAPFYKINQQEVDNIMMRAMKTSERWRQMKEQGKSESDIIKSFDVKTEMRIFSWKGERDTVMTPKDSIRYYKHFLQAGMMAMEPQTGHIKAWVGGINYKHFQYDHVGQGARQVGSTFKPFVYATAIEQLHYSPCDSIIDSPFTMPKGRYGISRDWSPQNSNRSYRGIMTLKQALAGSVNTITAKLMDKVGPKAVVNMCRDLGISGDIPQSPAIALGAVDITVSDMVAAYSTFANQGIYVKPIFITRIADKNGVILFNAIPETKDVVSKDVAYAIIKLLEGVTESGSGVRLRTTWQGAGYKRVTGHPYKFTNPIAGKTGTSQNNSDGWFIGMVPNLATGVWVGNDDRAAHFRTMTYGQGATLALPIWGIFMNKCYADKSLEVAKSGFPVPEHLSIRVDCTKIVQPETDDVSEGALDTEEFDF; encoded by the coding sequence ATGAGTTCAAGTAAAAACAAAAAAGGAGATAAGAAGCAACCAAAGAGTTTGCGAGGTTATTTAAAGACGTTTTGGATTCTGTTCTTAGGAATGGTTGCCGCAGTTATTTTCTTTTTCTTATGTGCATCTTGGGGAGTTTTTGGACAGATGCCAACCTTTGATGAGTTAGAGAACCCTGCGAGTAATGTAGCGACAGAGATTATCTCATCAGATGGTAAAACGATAGGTAAGTTTTATTTAGAAAACCGCGTTCCTGTTAAGTATGAAGATTTACCAGAGTATTTAGTTAATGCTTTAATATCTACTGAAGATGAGCGTTTTAAAGAGCATTCAGGTATAGACGCTCGTGGTACACTTAGAGCAATTACTTCTGTGGGAAGCAGTGGAGGAGCTAGTACCATCACACAGCAGTTAGCTAAATTATTGTTTCACGGAGAGGGATCTAGAAGTTTGCCTAAACGTATTACTCAGAAGGCAAAGGAATGGGTTATTGCTGTGAAACTAGAAAGACAGTATACGAAGGAAGAGATTCTTACGATGTATTTAAATAAAGCTGACTTCGTTAATAATGCAGTAGGTATCCGTTCTGCTACTCGTATTTATATGGGTAAAGAGCCTAAAGATCTTACTTTAGATGAGGCTGCTATGTTTGTGGGGATGTTACAGAATCCTGCTTATTTTAACCCTGTTCGCAGACCAGAGTTAGTACTTAAGAGACGTAATGTAGTGTTGCACCAGATGGCTCGTAATGGATTTATTTCTAAAGAAGAGAGTGTAAGATTACAAGAGTTACCATTAGCATTAAACTTTACTCCAGAAAGTCATAGAGAAGGTATTGCTACTTATTTCCGTGAGTATTTACGTGATTATATGCGCCGTTGGGTAAAAGAGAATCCTAAGAAAGACGGTACTACTTATGATATCTATCGAGATGGATTAAAGATATATGTGTCTATAGACTCTCGTATGCAGAAGTATGGTGAAGAAGCTGTAGAAGCACATATTGCTAACTTACAAGAAGAGTTCTTTATAGACCAAAAGAATAATAAAATGGCTCCATTTTATAAAATTAACCAACAAGAGGTTGATAATATTATGATGAGAGCAATGAAGACTTCAGAGCGTTGGAGACAGATGAAGGAGCAAGGGAAATCTGAAAGTGATATCATCAAATCATTTGATGTTAAAACAGAGATGAGAATCTTCTCTTGGAAAGGAGAGAGAGATACTGTAATGACTCCTAAGGACTCTATCCGTTATTATAAGCATTTCTTACAAGCGGGTATGATGGCAATGGAGCCTCAGACAGGACATATTAAAGCATGGGTAGGAGGTATAAATTATAAACACTTCCAGTATGACCACGTAGGACAAGGAGCGAGACAAGTAGGTTCTACATTTAAACCATTTGTATATGCTACAGCTATAGAGCAATTGCATTATTCTCCATGTGACTCTATTATAGATTCACCATTCACTATGCCTAAAGGTAGATATGGTATCTCAAGAGATTGGAGTCCTCAGAACTCGAACCGTTCCTATAGAGGTATTATGACTTTAAAACAAGCTTTAGCAGGATCTGTAAATACTATAACTGCTAAGCTAATGGATAAAGTAGGGCCTAAGGCAGTTGTGAATATGTGTAGAGATTTAGGTATCTCAGGAGATATTCCACAAAGTCCTGCGATTGCATTAGGAGCTGTTGATATTACTGTTAGTGATATGGTTGCTGCTTATAGTACATTTGCGAATCAAGGTATTTATGTGAAGCCTATCTTTATTACACGCATAGCTGATAAGAATGGAGTTATCTTATTCAATGCAATACCTGAGACGAAGGATGTAGTAAGTAAGGATGTAGCTTATGCTATTATTAAGTTATTAGAAGGAGTTACTGAGTCAGGATCAGGGGTAAGATTACGTACTACTTGGCAAGGTGCAGGTTATAAACGTGTAACAGGTCACCCTTATAAGTTTACTAATCCTATCGCTGGTAAAACAGGAACGAGTCAGAACAATAGTGATGGTTGGTTTATCGGTATGGTACCGAATTTAGCAACAGGAGTATGGGTTGGTAATGATGATAGAGCAGCTCACTTTAGAACGATGACTTATGGACAAGGAGCAACATTAGCATTACCTATCTGGGGTATATTCATGAATAAGTGTTATGCTGATAAGAGTTTAGAGGTAGCTAAGTCAGGCTTCCCTGTTCCAGAACACCTATCTATACGAGTAGATTGTACGAAAATTGTTCAACCAGAAACGGATGATGTTTCTGAAGGAGCACTAGACACAGAAGAATTTGATTTTTAA
- a CDS encoding universal stress protein, with amino-acid sequence MKKILFPTDYSETANNAFKYALQLANYREAELYVLHVYDPPIISGGISPHLVENVIKKNDFEKLEQLHANSPALIDMRAELNLEHVPVFFKVKEGLLIPEILNAIEENHIDFLVMGTDGANASFHKKLLGSNTINTITKVDIPVLSIPKEAHFRDLNNIIFTSRFEEEEEATLDDIIQGVKTNKAHLKIVHVKSKGCISCEEVYNKWKEKYKDAPVSFHIFNAENIEKTLLDFIEHEPVDLVATIKRNKTFIENILSKSVTQHLAKRLKVPFFVYKSKK; translated from the coding sequence ATGAAAAAGATATTATTCCCAACTGATTATTCTGAGACTGCAAATAATGCTTTTAAATATGCATTGCAGTTAGCTAACTATAGAGAAGCCGAGCTCTATGTATTACATGTTTATGATCCGCCTATTATATCAGGAGGGATTAGCCCACATCTAGTGGAAAACGTCATTAAGAAAAATGACTTCGAAAAACTAGAACAATTACATGCTAATAGTCCTGCTCTTATAGACATGAGAGCTGAACTAAACTTAGAACACGTGCCTGTATTCTTTAAAGTAAAAGAGGGATTACTTATTCCTGAAATACTAAATGCTATTGAAGAGAATCATATTGATTTTCTAGTAATGGGTACTGATGGTGCTAATGCTAGTTTTCACAAGAAATTATTAGGTTCTAATACTATTAATACGATTACTAAAGTAGATATTCCTGTACTAAGCATACCTAAAGAAGCTCATTTTAGAGATCTAAACAATATCATCTTTACTTCACGCTTCGAAGAGGAAGAAGAAGCTACATTGGATGATATTATTCAAGGTGTCAAAACTAATAAAGCACATTTAAAAATAGTACATGTTAAATCAAAAGGATGTATCTCATGTGAAGAAGTTTATAATAAATGGAAAGAGAAGTATAAAGATGCTCCTGTAAGTTTCCATATCTTCAATGCAGAAAATATAGAGAAGACACTACTTGACTTTATAGAACATGAACCTGTAGATCTAGTAGCGACAATCAAAAGAAACAAAACTTTTATAGAGAATATCTTATCTAAGAGCGTTACACAGCACTTAGCTAAACGCTTAAAAGTTCCTTTCTTTGTGTATAAATCTAAGAAATAG
- a CDS encoding NAD-dependent epimerase/dehydratase family protein, producing the protein MKHISILGSGWLGTPLAENLIEKGYHVKGSTTTLAKMNILEEHQIKPYHINLYEDNVQFLDPFIGNAELLIITIPPIRDEPQPTYAENFKKLLPYIRKHNIKNVIMMSSVSVYAPQREEITEDNQLFSNEPTAVQIREAEDVLLNEEGINTCILRLGGLFSEERKPVDYIVRRNILENPELPINMIHLNDIITLSTAIIEKGFTGNHIYNIVSPKYKNRLDYYTQEATKHSLTLPPLGENNSDFYKKISGNKIAVTTDLSYKF; encoded by the coding sequence ATGAAACATATAAGCATACTCGGTAGTGGATGGTTAGGTACACCATTAGCCGAAAATTTAATAGAAAAAGGATATCACGTCAAGGGCTCGACCACTACTCTAGCCAAAATGAATATCTTAGAGGAACATCAGATCAAGCCTTATCATATCAATCTATATGAAGATAATGTTCAGTTTTTAGATCCGTTCATCGGTAATGCTGAGCTTCTTATCATTACTATCCCTCCTATCAGAGATGAGCCTCAACCAACATACGCTGAGAATTTTAAAAAACTTCTTCCTTATATTCGCAAACACAATATCAAGAATGTCATCATGATGAGTTCTGTGTCTGTATATGCTCCACAAAGAGAAGAAATCACAGAAGACAATCAACTATTCTCTAATGAACCTACAGCAGTACAAATTAGAGAAGCAGAAGATGTCCTATTAAATGAAGAAGGAATAAACACTTGTATCTTACGTCTAGGAGGATTATTCAGTGAAGAGAGAAAACCTGTAGACTATATCGTTAGAAGAAATATATTAGAGAACCCTGAGTTACCTATCAATATGATTCACCTTAATGATATCATCACGTTATCTACTGCTATTATAGAAAAGGGATTCACAGGTAACCATATCTACAATATCGTATCTCCTAAATATAAAAACAGACTAGATTATTACACACAAGAGGCGACTAAACACAGTCTGACTTTACCTCCATTAGGAGAGAATAATAGCGATTTTTACAAAAAAATCAGTGGAAATAAGATAGCTGTAACCACTGATTTATCATATAAATTTTAG
- a CDS encoding 5'-methylthioadenosine/adenosylhomocysteine nucleosidase — protein sequence MHSTNTIGILGAIPQEVNGIITQLRDKSERKIGNRTYYEGYIHDQKVVVVYSRIGKVAAAATVATLLLEFKVDRIAFIGVAGGIHPNVKIGDVVVAKNLVQYDVDASPLRPKFEIPLLGKTYFDTDKEWSKETCEHIENMFGLENLHQLITPSELAKFNITKPTVHYGTIASGDQFFSTSEQKNNLQSQLPEVLCVEMEGAAVAQVCFEFGVPFIVIRTISDNANEEASFSFQSFVEEVSLVYGQEIINKMF from the coding sequence ATGCACTCAACAAATACAATAGGTATATTAGGGGCAATTCCACAAGAAGTAAATGGAATTATCACTCAACTAAGAGATAAATCTGAAAGAAAAATAGGTAATCGAACTTACTATGAAGGTTATATCCATGACCAAAAAGTAGTAGTAGTCTACTCTCGAATTGGTAAAGTAGCTGCAGCTGCTACTGTAGCAACACTTTTATTAGAGTTTAAAGTAGATCGCATTGCTTTTATTGGTGTTGCTGGAGGTATTCACCCTAATGTAAAAATAGGTGATGTAGTCGTAGCAAAGAATTTGGTACAATATGATGTGGATGCTTCTCCTTTGCGTCCCAAATTTGAAATACCACTACTAGGTAAAACATATTTTGATACTGATAAAGAGTGGTCAAAAGAAACTTGTGAGCATATAGAGAATATGTTTGGGTTAGAGAATCTACACCAATTAATCACACCTTCAGAATTAGCCAAATTTAATATTACTAAACCTACTGTTCATTATGGAACAATAGCTAGTGGGGATCAGTTCTTCTCTACGTCTGAACAAAAAAACAATCTTCAGTCACAATTGCCAGAAGTATTATGTGTAGAAATGGAAGGAGCTGCAGTAGCACAGGTTTGTTTTGAATTTGGAGTACCTTTTATTGTGATACGTACAATCTCAGATAACGCAAACGAAGAGGCAAGTTTTAGCTTCCAATCTTTCGTTGAAGAAGTATCTCTTGTTTATGGCCAAGAGATCATCAATAAGATGTTTTAG
- a CDS encoding ectonucleotide pyrophosphatase/phosphodiesterase: MKKILFPLLTFGLCLTMSSTVSAQEVQKQIVVENRVNDSKQVDKPYVILISIDGFRYDYIEKFGTKFLEKFGKEGVRAESMQPSYPSVTFPNHYTIATGLYPSHHGLVGNNMYDPKIEERYSLRNAKAVHDPAWYGGTPLWVLAEQQGMLSACYYWPGSEAPIKGTLPSYYYAYSEKFDMDGRINEVVNWLTLPEEKRPHFITFYLPEVDHAGHGFGPDAEETKEAAHYADQSIEKLVVAVDKLNLPVNYVIVSDHGMLALDQETLLSFPLKLKGDEMKLASNGTYISAFINDKTQIDKYYKKIKKASNPKHMKVYKAEDLPKEFHFSKEHDRFGRIGDIVVTAEAPYYFTNRKLAGSHGFDPIAVKEMHAIFLAKGPQFQSGKTIGTFENIDVYPVIAKILGLEITEEIDGTDKVAKEVLVK, translated from the coding sequence ATGAAGAAAATACTATTCCCCCTATTAACTTTCGGGTTGTGTTTGACAATGTCTAGCACTGTTTCTGCTCAAGAAGTACAAAAACAAATCGTAGTAGAAAATCGAGTAAACGATAGTAAACAAGTAGATAAACCTTATGTTATCTTAATCTCTATCGATGGTTTCCGTTACGATTATATCGAGAAGTTTGGAACTAAGTTTTTAGAGAAGTTCGGAAAAGAAGGTGTGAGAGCAGAGTCTATGCAACCATCTTATCCATCAGTTACTTTCCCTAACCATTATACAATAGCGACAGGACTATACCCTTCACACCATGGTTTAGTTGGGAACAATATGTATGACCCAAAGATTGAAGAGAGATACTCACTTAGAAATGCTAAAGCAGTACACGATCCAGCTTGGTATGGAGGTACACCATTATGGGTATTAGCAGAACAACAAGGAATGTTGAGTGCATGTTACTATTGGCCTGGATCTGAAGCACCTATTAAAGGAACTTTACCATCATATTACTATGCTTACTCTGAGAAGTTTGACATGGATGGACGTATTAATGAAGTAGTGAATTGGTTGACATTACCAGAAGAGAAAAGACCTCACTTCATTACCTTCTATTTACCAGAAGTAGATCATGCAGGTCATGGATTCGGACCAGATGCTGAAGAGACAAAAGAAGCAGCACATTATGCTGACCAATCTATAGAGAAACTTGTAGTAGCTGTAGATAAGTTAAACTTACCTGTGAACTATGTGATTGTCTCTGATCACGGAATGCTAGCACTTGACCAAGAAACGCTATTGAGCTTTCCTTTAAAGTTAAAAGGAGATGAGATGAAACTAGCGAGTAATGGTACTTATATAAGCGCTTTTATCAATGATAAGACTCAGATAGATAAATACTATAAGAAGATTAAAAAAGCGAGTAACCCTAAGCACATGAAAGTGTATAAGGCTGAAGATCTACCTAAAGAGTTCCATTTTAGCAAAGAGCATGATCGTTTTGGTAGAATTGGTGACATCGTTGTGACAGCAGAAGCTCCATACTATTTTACTAATAGAAAATTAGCAGGTAGTCACGGTTTTGACCCTATTGCTGTGAAAGAAATGCACGCTATATTCTTAGCTAAAGGACCACAGTTCCAATCAGGGAAGACCATAGGAACATTTGAGAATATTGATGTATATCCTGTTATCGCTAAAATACTTGGATTAGAGATTACAGAAGAAATAGATGGTACAGATAAAGTAGCTAAAGAAGTATTAGTAAAATAA
- a CDS encoding gliding motility lipoprotein GldH, whose product MQRISSYLLVLGAVMLSVVSCQRDTNMVFDQYQKTSGSWDRTDVKTFVYDVHDTVQRHNLYLNIRVNKSYPYSNLFVIFKTHQPNLDVVIDTLQFQMANSDGTLLGNGFSDVKESKLELKEGLAFPVKGSYKFTVEQVVRELGEVEGVPSLEGVSEVGFRIEKQ is encoded by the coding sequence ATGCAGAGAATTAGTAGTTATTTATTGGTGTTAGGTGCTGTGATGCTTTCTGTTGTATCTTGTCAAAGAGATACGAATATGGTCTTTGACCAATATCAGAAGACTTCAGGTTCTTGGGATAGAACAGATGTAAAAACATTTGTGTATGACGTGCATGATACTGTACAGCGTCATAATCTTTATTTGAATATAAGAGTGAATAAGAGCTATCCTTATAGTAACTTATTTGTTATTTTTAAAACACATCAACCTAATTTAGATGTTGTAATAGACACTTTACAGTTCCAGATGGCTAATTCGGATGGAACATTATTAGGAAATGGTTTTTCTGATGTAAAGGAGAGCAAACTAGAATTGAAAGAAGGACTTGCTTTCCCTGTTAAAGGAAGCTATAAGTTTACGGTAGAGCAGGTTGTTCGTGAATTAGGAGAGGTAGAAGGAGTTCCTTCTTTAGAAGGAGTTTCTGAAGTAGGCTTCCGTATAGAAAAACAATAA
- a CDS encoding CoA transferase subunit B yields MLDKVGIAKRIAKEVKDGFYVNLGIGIPTLVANYVPEGMNVEFQSENGILGMGPFPYEGEEDPDLINAGKQTITSLPGASFFDSATSFGMIRGQHVDLTILGAMEVSEQGDIANWKIPGKMVKGMGGAMDLVASAENIIVAMMHVNKAGESKILKECTLPLTGVKCVKKIVTELAVMEVTDQGIKLLERAPGVSVEDIIKATEVTLIIEGDIPEMTI; encoded by the coding sequence ATGTTAGATAAAGTAGGAATTGCAAAACGTATAGCAAAAGAAGTTAAGGATGGCTTCTATGTAAATTTAGGAATAGGTATACCAACATTAGTTGCAAACTATGTACCTGAAGGTATGAATGTTGAGTTTCAGAGTGAGAATGGTATATTGGGTATGGGCCCTTTTCCGTATGAAGGAGAAGAGGATCCAGATTTAATTAATGCAGGTAAGCAAACAATTACAAGTTTACCAGGGGCATCTTTTTTTGATTCAGCTACTAGCTTTGGAATGATACGTGGACAACATGTAGATTTGACTATTCTAGGAGCTATGGAAGTATCAGAGCAAGGAGACATTGCAAACTGGAAGATTCCTGGTAAGATGGTAAAAGGTATGGGAGGAGCTATGGATTTAGTAGCTTCTGCAGAGAATATCATTGTGGCGATGATGCATGTGAATAAGGCTGGAGAGTCTAAGATATTAAAAGAATGTACATTACCTTTAACAGGAGTGAAGTGTGTGAAAAAGATAGTAACAGAGTTAGCTGTTATGGAAGTAACAGATCAAGGTATTAAACTGTTAGAAAGAGCACCAGGAGTATCTGTAGAAGACATTATAAAGGCTACTGAGGTTACTTTAATCATTGAGGGAGATATTCCTGAAATGACAATATAA
- a CDS encoding AI-2E family transporter, whose product MNKFVQFPLYLKITCVLLSLVVFSYIAILLENIFVPMFLGVLVASLLVPFSEFLEKKFRFSRAIASIVVVVLALLVLSGVLLLIGMQLTHLQDDWPAFQQQLLEGVSNIQEWVYTKFGIAKENQMNYLESAASNSLKTGTDILGAAMSSLSTLLMFLVFTFLYSVFLLIYRGHLVRFVLMLFHSDHKDKVLDTIHAIQNMVKKYLVGLMLQMMIMTTLAFIAFLILDIKYSFMLALITGVLNVLPYIGILIALIITILVTFASASGAKVLFVLIAFVVIHAIDGNIVMPKIVGSKVKVNSLAVIVGLILGEMAWGISGMLLAIPTLAIIKIICDRVESLRPWGYLLGEETYPEKINIEEENKE is encoded by the coding sequence ATGAATAAGTTTGTCCAATTCCCTTTGTATCTAAAGATAACCTGTGTTTTACTTAGCTTGGTTGTATTTAGTTATATCGCTATTTTGCTTGAGAACATATTTGTACCTATGTTTTTAGGTGTATTGGTAGCTTCTTTATTAGTTCCTTTTAGTGAGTTTTTAGAGAAGAAATTTAGATTTTCTAGAGCTATTGCATCTATAGTAGTTGTAGTCTTAGCTTTGCTTGTTTTGAGTGGTGTTCTATTGTTGATAGGAATGCAATTAACGCACTTACAAGATGATTGGCCAGCATTCCAACAACAGTTGTTAGAGGGAGTCTCTAATATCCAAGAATGGGTATATACCAAATTTGGTATTGCTAAGGAGAATCAAATGAATTACTTAGAATCTGCCGCATCTAATTCACTTAAGACAGGTACAGATATATTAGGCGCTGCTATGAGCTCTTTGTCTACTTTATTGATGTTTCTTGTATTCACGTTCTTGTATTCTGTGTTCCTATTGATCTATAGGGGGCATTTGGTACGCTTTGTATTAATGTTATTTCACAGTGACCACAAGGATAAAGTGTTAGATACGATACATGCGATCCAGAATATGGTGAAGAAGTATTTAGTAGGGCTAATGTTACAGATGATGATTATGACTACACTAGCATTTATCGCGTTTTTAATACTAGATATTAAGTATTCGTTTATGCTAGCATTGATTACAGGGGTACTGAATGTATTACCTTATATCGGTATTCTGATAGCTTTAATTATTACTATTCTAGTGACATTTGCTTCAGCTTCTGGAGCCAAGGTATTATTTGTATTAATTGCCTTTGTTGTTATCCATGCTATTGATGGTAATATTGTGATGCCTAAAATAGTTGGGTCTAAAGTTAAAGTCAATTCATTAGCCGTGATAGTAGGACTTATTTTAGGAGAGATGGCATGGGGAATATCAGGGATGTTATTAGCTATACCTACTTTAGCGATTATTAAGATTATATGTGATCGAGTAGAGAGTTTAAGACCTTGGGGTTATTTATTAGGAGAAGAGACCTATCCAGAAAAGATCAATATAGAAGAAGAAAATAAAGAATAG